The nucleotide window agaaATGGGCTTTCCTTGAGGATTAATGAGACAATGCATATAAAGGCAGTTGGGAGAGTCATGGTTTCCTGGCCTCATGCCCTCTCTGACCAGAACTCCTCGAGCTAATGGAGTTGGCTGAGACCCAGCCACCCCTGCTTTCAAGAACTTCCTCCACCCACAGGGGCCTGAATGCACCCCTTGTGCTGGCTGAGTCATCCTGCAGCTAGCCACCCCCCTGAAGAAGAATACTTCTCTCCAGCATTGGGGACTGGGGCAAGGTGTCCCTTCCCCCAAGCCTCCCTTACTTCATCTGTAGGGATGAGAACAGCCTCTGTCTCACCAGGTGGTTGAAAGTTTGCCATGAACTAGTTATGGGTAAAGCCCAGGCCATGTCATAGAGCATGTATCCATAAAGGATAGGGGCCTGGAGCAGGACCTTGAGTAGAGGGTGGAATGATGCCTAGTGGGTGCTTCCCCAGGATAACAGGCTTGTATAGGTGCCAGGCCCTGTGAATGAGCATTCATGGTGGTCTATTGGCTGAGGGTGTCATACTCTAGAAAAATATTCCTTGGGGCAAAAATATTTCAGGGCAGGTCAGCTTAGGCACTGCCCGCATCAGGACTCCAGCCAAGAAGCTGCTAGCACCTCAGCTTTGTCCACTCACTGCTGAAAGCTGGATAAGCTGAGCCTAGCTTGGCTTCCAGGAGCGCCCAACCCCAGCAATAGGAACAGGGTCACTGGCAGCTCTCGAGAACTGGGCACCACTGGAGAGGCTGAGTAAGAATGAGGGTGCCTACAGGGCCCCTCACTTGgtgagcatgtgacttttttttttaacgtttatttctttttgagagagagagagagagagcatgagcgagggaagagaagagagaggggggtacagaggatcctaagtgggctctgcactgacagcagcgagcctgatgtggggctcaaactcacaacctgtgagatcatgacctgagccaaagtcagacactcaaccgacctagccacacaggtgctccagtgagcatgtgactcttaatcttggggttgtcagttcaagctccatgttgggcatagagattcattaaaaatttttaaataaatttaaaaaaatgagggtgGCTAAAATCTATTTCCAAAGGCTGTGGTGGAACCAGGGATAGGGCGAAGGGTTCCCTGTTGCCTGAATTCCCCTGGACTCCTTACTCAGGCCTCCCTGTGAGCCTTTCCCCAACCTCATATGGCTCTCATGAGGGGACCAGTATTGTAAGAGTTTCCATATATGGACACCATTTGACTGGAGTCAATAGTGGCACTAGAGTGGCCTGAGTGTCTATCCTTCAGAGGAAGTAGAGGTGAAATTGTGACTCAGGAGTGCAGACTGGCAGCTGGAAGTAGATGGCCTTGAACTTGACTAGAAAGGTGGTGACACAGACCCAGAATGAGGCACTTAGGGGAGCAAAATGGTAAAGGGGGTGCACAGAGTACTGTGAGAGTCCAGAGAACCAGCTCCCAGAGGAAATGGCCTCTCTGCTAAGACCTGAAGGTGAGGAGGTGTAAGCTGATAATTATGGTTTGAGGTCAAAGGAAAGAGTGTTCCAGGTGGAGAGAACAGCATTTGCAGAAGCATGGAGGTGAGAACTATCCGGAGCTGTAAGTAGCCTGGATATTCAACTGGCCTGGACAGAGTATGGGTAGGTAGAAGTGAATGTGGGAGGTAGGGATGAGAGGAAACAAGTAGGGAGACAAGATCACTAGGAAATATCAGGTCAAGGGGCTTCTGTGCAGTCTCTCTGGGTAGGGCACTGTCTATGTAGGGTATTTGTGACACGTCCATGCTTTGTATGTATCTGGGAGCACATGTGTTCCTGTGTGTCCTTTGTATGTCCTTGGGCACATATGCAGGCTACAAGAGTGACATCCTACTGTCCTAGTCCTATATGCCTTCACTTATATGCCCCTCTTTTATGCACTCACACCCCACCAGTCCTTCAGGTGCTAGAATTGGGAGTGTTTAGAGCAGAGGCTGCAGCCAGACCACATGGGAACTTAACCAGTGTCTTAACTTGCCTACCCACAGGTCATGTTGGCAGGAGGGCCACATAGCCCAGGTTCTGAGGTTGGAAGGGTTCTAGAGCAGAGACTGCAGCAAGGCCACACAATGACCAATTCCCAGTGATCTGGCTTGTCCACCTACAGGTCCATGCTGGAAGCAAGGCTGCGTTGGCCGCCCTGTGCCCTGGAGACCTGATCCAGGCCATCAATGGTGAGAGCACAGAGCTCATGACACACCTGGAGGCGCAGAACCGCATCAAGGGCTGCCATGACCATCTCACACTCTCCGTGAGCAGGTATGCACAGGGCAGGCTGGGCCAGGatgatggggggggagggattTAAGGGGAGGGTAAGTTAAAAATGGCCAGTGTCATGGGAGAGCTGAACCTCACACAGTCTCTCTGCCTCAGCTCATGGCACCCTGGTCCTCGGAAGTAGTGCTTTCCTGGGGgcctgccaggcactgtttggAGACGGGAGTGGCTTAAGAAGGGAAGAAGCTCCCTATTAGCTCAGGGCTGGAAGTGTATGGAGGGACTTATGGGAAGGAGACAGGCAGCCCAAATCAAGTATGAAATAAGACCTTGGGTGGCttctggggagggggatggtTTCAGTCTTCTCTCCACCCGAGTGATCTGCTTGATGACCATTTCAAAGTGGTTTCTTGTCCAAcacctcatttaaccttcaaaCCTGCTTGATAAGGTAAAACCTAGTATAGTCTTTGTATTACAGATGAGATAGCTGAATCTCAGAAAGGTTAGAGGGtgtctaaagtcacacagcaagggaGTGAGGAAGCAAAATTTGTCCTCAGGTCTCTCACTCCTAGGAGTGGCTGCTAACCACTCCTACCACCCTGTGGCTACCCTCAGCTGTCCCCACTATGGCCCGTGCCTCTGCCCCAGTTAAATCCGGATATTGTAGACTATGTAATGCCATCCAGCCTACATGAAGGGAGGATTGGGGATCACCAAGCCCCATCTGTACCCTATAAATGGTCTAGGATGCAAAGTCCACCTGGGGTGTTCACAGCCTTAATCAGGCCCTGGGTCTTTGTTCAGCTCTAAAGGCAGTTGGCCAGGTCCTGGCTGAGTGGgatctccctgccctctgtcttGCTTGGATTCAGAGAAGTCAGACATAACTGTTCAGTTCTGCCACGTTCACTGCTAACAGGGACTTTCCATGATCCCCTGTGGATGTGTGTCGGCAAAACCTCCCCAAACCACAACACGGCTAACTATGCCTTAGTGCTGGTAGGGCTGAGAGCCATTAAACATGTTAGGAAGGCTTCTGAAATAGTATCCATTTGTGTCTGGGTCCAGGTTGGGGTCAGGATCCCTGACTGTGCTCTTTGAGCTGATTGCAAGTCCAAGGCCTTGTACCCTCCACCTGGTCCAAAGTAAGGAGCCCCTGGCCTGAAAGTTCAGCAGAGCTGGTTCTCATCCAGACTCTTTGGGGTCTTAAGTACACCAGATGACCTTTGTGAACCTGGGTTTCCTTCTCCCTAAAGAAGGACCACATTCATCACCCTCTCCCAGACTGAGGTACAGTCTGGCTGGGGAAAACATCAGCACTGCTCTGCCCACGAGTAGCCTCTGTGGTCACCCCACTTGGCTGGTTTCCTGGGCCCTGACTCACCTCCGGCCTTGATTTTACATGGCTAAACAAGGGAAGCCCTGGTAGTAGTGGGGTGAGGGAGGCAGCAGAGGCTTATAGGGGGCCTGAGTCAGGAGGTTCCCAGAGGGAATGATGTCAGGGGAGGGCAGCAGcatgggggcagggtggaggtccccttttcttccttccttccttccttcctttcatccctgCTCATTTTTCCAAGCCAAGCATGTGTGGAGCCAGGGGCCCCCTGATCTGTTCTACCTTGCCTCCAAATGCTGCCTGGCCATGGAGCAGGTGAGAGCACATTCTCTACTAtcacagatctgggttcaaaccccagctctgcacTTGAGAACTGTGTGGTCCTCCAGCAAGTGATTTAATCTTAAATCACTTAATCTTAAAGCTCTCCGCTTCCTTAACTCCAAAATGGGACCGTCTTGTGATTTGGGGATTGAATGCTTATGACACACCGGGTCTGCTCAGGGTGAAAATATGGGGTCCTGTCCTCCAGCTCCCATCTCCACTTCTCACACATGCAGAGTCTGGGCGATCACAAAGGCCACCATGACCCTTTGGGTCAGAATTTCTTTTCCTGGGCACCATCTCACCTGTAAGCCTCTGAACCTGCTCTGTAGCCTGTTTGCTATGCCAGGACCTATGCCCCAAAGACCCCCTCAATGTGGGTTCTGTGGAGGATCCACCAGGTCAGCTAGCTGGAAGGAGCTATTCTGTGCCCCTACCCCCCAGAGCTCTGCCCAGACCACCTATCCTCTTGTGTACAGAGGGCTCTAATCCACCACAGACTTCTCCACAGgatgcaaagtgaaagaaagggCCAGTTTTCCTGCTATGCTTATTTTGTCTAGAACTCAGAACCAGTTATCCCAACAATCCAAGCTAACTCACACTTTCTGGACATGTTCTGTAGGCCCAGACCTTCCTGGCATCAGTTCCAACCCTGGGCTTCTGGTGGGGTCTGTGTTGCCCATTATGTATGTTACAAGATGCATTTGCATGGCCCACACTTGGGCTATCATTTGCTTAGAGATGGTAGATGGTGCCACCTGTCCAGCTGGACATGAAGGCCTGGGAATGGAGATTGAATAAGCTCTTCATTCTGATATGATGCCTTGGGCCACACTCTTGGCTCTGGGTACTTTGTGCACTCTGACCTTCGGACCTCAGGCTTGAACATCTCTTCTGGGCAGAACCTCAGGGAAGTATAGGCCATATAGCCACATGAGATGTCCTAGATTCATCCCAGAAGAGCTCTGAGTGGGTGGAGGCCATAGGTAGAGCTGTGGGTTAGGGAAGTCACTTGGGAGCCAGGCTGAGAGGGCTGGGGCCAGATGCCAGTGGGGATGGTGTTGCCTCGGGGCAGCAGAGCTTTGGTTCCACAGGGCTGCAAAAGGCTGTGGGGGAGAAAGGCTAGTCTGCAGGGGATTAAGGAATGGGCAAAGGTGAGGAAATATAGAGTAAGTGTGGTCTACAGGTGTAGACAGTTAAAATCCTTCACTGGgtggtggacagagagagagttcaGTTGCTGGCCCAGTGGTGACACCTTGGAAGGCACCCAGATGCCTTTTGAGATGAGAGGGGACATTATTGGTGTAACCTGCCTCATTTCACACCCATCTGTCAGTCTGGGGTCCAGGCACCCTCCTGAGCTGCCTCCTCACAGGGCTACTGAGTGGCAGGACTGGGCCCCAGGCCCATAGCTTCTCAGCCTTGCCTGCCCCGCCTGCCCCGCTTATGGCAGGTTTATGATGTTTTTCTCCCTCCTGAGTGGTGTTTGGCTTTTGGTTTCTATGGTGAAGCAGGAATTTCCTAATGGCCTGTTTCCCATCTGGGCTGGGCAGACACTGGTGATGACTCTGTCTGCAGCAGGAGGGGAGGCACACCCCTCAAAGCCTTTATTTCACCTCCCCCAGAGCCCATGGATGCCTGACCTCCAGGCCAGGCCAGAGGCTCTGGATGGAAGAGGATAAGTAAATGGGCTCCTAGCTGATCAATGTGTGAGGCCTGGCTCGCCCTGCTATGAGCTCGCTCTCTTTACGCTGAGGCCACAGAGAGGGTGAAAAAAGTGGGGAAGCTTCAGGGCTTCTGTTGCATCCTCCCTGGGAATGAGACCAGAAAGGCATGGAGCAGCTGGTGGGGAAGGAACACACAGCCCCACCCTAGGTGGTGGCTGACCTGGAGCTCTATCTCCTGCCGTAATGGCCACCATTCTGGTGCAGGGGCAAGTGCTACAGTGGTGTCCTTTGCCGTGCCCAATGCCAGGCCTGGTCCTGGGGGGCTCTGGGTCCAGAGCCCAGCCCCTCTTGGACCTGGTCCCAGTCATATTAGGCACACTAAGCAAACATACCTGACCATTCTAATTTCTGCTACAGGCCTGAAGGCAGGAGCTGGCCCAGTACCCCAGAGGACAAGGCTCAGGCACAGAGGATCCACATTGACCCTGAGGCCCAGGTATGTACGGACAccacctggcctggcctggcctggttCAGAGCgagcccagggcagaggggccAGGCCTGGTCCATGGGTTAAACTGCACTAGATGTCTTCACCATGGCTTTCGTATGTCCCGGCCAGAGCCTGAAGCAGCAGACTTCTCTAGGCCATGTCTGTACCTCATCCTGTGCTCCCCAGGTGATGGACATCTGCTGGGGGCTCTGTCTATACTCTAGGCAGTCCTAGATTCTGAGACAAAGGGACCTCTAATGGGCAGGAACGGGGCCAGGCCTTGGCTCAAGCCTACTACTCACCCAGCTGGGCTTCACTCTGGTGCCTAGTGATGCCAGACCAAGAGGAAGTCACCAGGcttggggccggggtggggggaaacgTTGAGCCATGGAGTGACTTCAGACTATTTAGGTTCTCTTCTGTCCCATCTTAGCCTTGGATGCCTGGCTAGAGCCAAACTCAGGCCTGAAGACTGACTTCAGAATATAAGGCACTTCCTATCTAAGACTACAGTTTTCCCCTGGCCGGCCTGTGATTGCACCTAGCAGACCTCAGTCTGCTCAGTCGCCTCTCTGCGTATAACAGGACTCATAGCTATGATACTGTcctcaagtggaggaggggggcaaGGAGAAGCTGCTCTAGGGCTTGTTTTGCCATGGGCTTGAGGGGTAGCCAAGTGGACAGGGCTGAGGTATCCAGAGCCAGCTCAACATCTCTGGGCCACAGAGTTTGGACCAGGTGGAGCAGGACTAGTCTTTGATGGTGCCAGAGCTGTGGGACTCAGCATCTGGGGCTGTGGCCTCCTGGGCCTGCTTATTCTACTTTCTCGCCACAGAGGCTTCACTATATAGAAGGAAGGATCCGCTATGGTCTCTCCCTCACCACGTATCCCAGTCCTCATCTTGCTCTGATATTTGTTTCCTACCTTGCTTTTGCTGGAATCTCTGAGGCCAGATGCTTACTACATTCCAGGGAGTGCCCATTCTGAAAATGGAGAGGCATTTAGCAATTCTGGGATGGCAGAAGCCAGGGCCAAAGGAGTCCAAAGTAGGCACATTAGTCACCCAAGCGttcagagagggcttcctggaggagggggtatCCAAGCCAAGACCTGAAAGACTAGGAAGAATAAGTCCGGCAAAGGGGCATGGAGAAAGGAGGTGTATGAGGAAGCAGAAAGGCCCAGAAGTGAGATTGTGCATCATAggttcagaaaaaagaaagctccTAGGTGGGAGTGCAGAGGCAAGGGATGAGGTGATAAGGTAGAACCACAGAGACTCTCTCGGTTTCCTTTCTCCAGGACCTCAGCTGTTCCTGCAGAGATTCATGGCCACACTTGTGTGTCTGAAGCTTGCCCTGGTAGTCCCTTGGACCTCAGGGGAGGTGCCAGGGGAAGGCAGGGGTTGACAAATTGACCAGACTTGACGTGGACCAGGGGGAAGGCAGCAGCACAGTGTAGGCCCCTGGCACATATGTGAGGCCCAGCTCTCACATGTGAGTGCAGGATGGATAGAACAAGAGGGTCTGAATTTTGGAATTTGAAGCTCAGCTCTGTTCAGTCCTTCAGGAGAGGCTCAGGGCAGGTGGGCTTGGGGACCAAAGAGCagctgccctgcccccacacttTCCCTTTCTGACCTCCTTGAGGACTAGGCTGCCAGTGGCTCAGGCTGGAGTCAGAGGAATTTTCTACAAGCAACGGGGCTGCCCCTCAGCTGCTGCCCGCCCCTTGTACTTAAAAGTCATGAGCTCCGTGGGTGGCAACAGAAACACCCCCATCCAGCCCCCACAGGGCTATGTCCTCAGGAACACAGACACAGGGCTCATTGTCCCCAAAGTGCTCCCATCCTCCGCCTGCAGTGGGGAATGGGTGGGCCCAGCTAGAGCCATCAGAGGAGGAGAAAACCACAATTGGCCCTGAGACCAGCACAAGGTACCCTGGCACGCACCCCCGAGTGCAAATAGGTCATGTAGGTCATGCAGGGTTATAGGAGAGAGACCGTTCTTCCTTCAGGCCTTACATGGGAACACAGGAGGCATGTGGTCCAGCCCAGGGCTGAGAAAGGATTATGATAACGGAAGCTTTCCCAGAGAGGATGCCATTTAAGCTGAGAACCTGGTGATGGGTTAAGGCAAGCCAGGTAGAGCAGGCAGCCCTAGCACACCAGCCTGTTCTTCCCAGACCAGCAGAGAGCTGGAGTTTGGCCTCTAGGAAGTTCTACCTGCTCATCTGGATTCAGTACCCACTTCCATCCAAGCTGAGTGTCCCAGATTCTGACCACACTCATGTGGGAGCTGATGAGAAAGCAGGCAGTTACTCCCAATCTGCTGATTATCCCACTGAGGCTTCAAGAACCAAATCAACAGCTGACGGATActcagagagaaggagcacatgGTACCAAGTGCACCAGCGCAGAGAGGGGGGAAACCAGGAATAGGAAGAGGAGCTCAGGAATGCCCGTGATAGCCCTTCGTCCAACAAGcatttgctgtgtgccaggcagtataTGAAGTGCTTTGTATGCAACTGTCTCATTTTATCCCAAGGAATTTATGATATAGATATCATTACattccccatttcacagatgaagaaatagattcAGAGAGGTGatagagctgggactcaaacaAAGACTGAGGTCACCATGTATATCCTAACCACTGAGTTCATACCTAGAGAGGCGGCTGCACGGGAGGCCGTGGGAGGGGCAGTGGCTCTGATGACCCTGCATGGACTCCCACACCCTGCTGGGTGAGTAAAGGCCTCCTTCCTCCAAGACCTTCTGACTCCCCTTCCTGTTGAAGCCTCCTCCATACCAagctcagccctgcccccacagccCATGGCCCATCTGGTCCCCATTATAGGCCAGGCCAGCCTTGCCTGCCTGTCTGCCCTTCAGACACATGTGCAAAAGTGCTCAGGTTTCTCAGGGGCTTTTGTTCCGCCCAGTGGGGATAAGGGCTTTCCTACTGCTGTTTGCCTCATTGATGGGGGCCCACCTGGgcagtgagaccctcccctttgactgttggggtgggggaaatgggggtACCACGCCCACTCAGTGACTGATCCACCCATTCCCCAGGCTCCCGCCCAGGTCAGAGGCTGCAGAAAAAGCAGGGGCAGTCCAGATAAAGCCCTGCAGGCTCCACTGTGCCCCAGTGCTGGAGGCTGCCTGGCATGGGCTCTTTCCCCCTAGAACAAACATTTTGTCCACACCATCTAGTCTCTCCATCCCCACTGTAGAGCAGAGGAGAAATTTACATGTCATCTCCCAGGCTGAGGCTGAGACCCACCTTCATAGCCTGGACTCTTGTTCCTTATCTTAAAGTCAGGCTGCTCTGGCCACCAATCTCATCCCAGCCATGGAGGCTACTATAGCCATCCCCAGGGTGACCAGCCCTGGCTCTGAGAATGTGAGACTGTGTATGTGTGATTAGGTGTATGTTGGTGGACTGGCTGGCACTTGTGTGTTGTCTGCGTGCATGTGTTTGCCTGTGAAAGTCCTTGTGAGAGTGTGCATACCTATATGTGCCTGCAAGCTAGGGGCAGATGGCCCTGGACTCTTCAGGGACAAAGATCCCCAGTCCCCATTCAGATCCACACCTATGGAGATACTGCCCTTTTCTCATGAGCTGAGGAGGCATTTTCAAGGCATTCCCTGAAATGTTTCAGCCAAGGGCACCAGGCTGGCCATGGGGTGATGGGGTGGGGATCCTTAAGCCCTGACCCAGCCgctgcccctcatctgctctgCCTATAGAAAGCCACCCATATTGTGCTAGGAAACATGAAATGGAAGCAAAGGTACAGACCTAAAGGGGGCTGACCTCACAATGACACCTTTCAGCCTCAGTCTGCTCCCACTCCCACTGTGTGCTTTGGGCACACAATGATTGATGACTCTTCCTGGCTGCAGGATAGGAGTTTGTTTTTCACGTTCACGACTATGGGCCCATACAGTACCCAGCACAGTTCTGGCAGGTAAGAAGGCTTGGCACCAGAACCATCTCTGCAAGGAAGCCACACACTTCGCTCCAGTCACAATGGCCTTAAAAGGCTTCTTGGAATGGTCCTGCCCCAACACTATCCCTTACGGGCACTGGTGGTGAGAACCACCACACAGTTCATGTGCCAAGGTTGAATCTAAAGGCACTCAGATTTTTGTGTCTGCCTTTCCATGGTCATTTCTCACTTCTGCTGGGGTTGAACCAGTCCCAAGTTTCAGCCCTTCCCTGTCCAGGCACCACAGCCCAGAGATGCCAGAGCCAGGGTAACCAGCCAACATCTAGCAAGGCCTGGCATAACAGGGTAAGGGTGGGATGTGTACGTAATGGCCAGAGACCCTACCCCAGAGGGTTTCTCAATGCTTAGGCCCCTCTCTCTTGTAGGATGGCAGTCCGGCGACCAGCAGGCGGCCCTCAGCCACTGGGATTGGGCTAGAAGATGGCAGGCCAGGCCTGGGACCTCCTTATGGGCAGCCATCTCACCTCCCATTGCATCACAATGGCAGCAACAGTGAGGCTACCTTAATGACTCAAATGAGCACCCTGCATGTGTCTCCACTTCACAGGTAGTACAGAGAGATGGCCTTTGAAGCCACACCCAGATCCCATCTTAATCCCTGATCCCTCAAATCTCATCTTGACCCCTGACACTTGATCTCTGGGTCTCAGCTGGTTTCACTCTGATCCATGAAACCTCACCAGACCCCTGAGCTGGCAGAGGGGAAGGTTGGTACCACAACCCTGTCCCTTGGTGCATCTTTTTCACGCAGCACTGACCCAGCGAGAGGCCTCCCGCGGAGCCGAGACTGCGGAGTGGACCTGGGCTCCGAGGTGTACAGGATGCTTCGGGAGCCGGCTGAGCCCTTGACTGCAGAGCCCAAGCAGTCAGGCTCCTTCCGCTACTTGCAGGGCATGCTAGAGGCTGGGGAGGGCGGTAAGACTCCTGCCAACTTGCCCCACCTGCCTTCCCACTCCCTCAGTTGCCTTGAATTGCTCCGCCCCCTCTCTTTGCGTCCCCATGCCCTGCCTCCCAGCCATCTGCCCCTGCCTTGTCTCCTCCCAGCGTTCCCACACCGCTCAAT belongs to Acinonyx jubatus isolate Ajub_Pintada_27869175 chromosome A1, VMU_Ajub_asm_v1.0, whole genome shotgun sequence and includes:
- the PDLIM4 gene encoding PDZ and LIM domain protein 4 isoform X1, coding for MPHSVTLRGPSPWGFRLVGGRDFSAPLTISRVHAGSKAALAALCPGDLIQAINGESTELMTHLEAQNRIKGCHDHLTLSVSRPEGRSWPSTPEDKAQAQRIHIDPEAQDGSPATSRRPSATGIGLEDGRPGLGPPYGQPSHLPLHHNGSNSEATLMTQMSTLHVSPLHSTDPARGLPRSRDCGVDLGSEVYRMLREPAEPLTAEPKQSGSFRYLQGMLEAGEGGERPGPGGPRNLKPTASKLGTPLSGLQGLPECTRCGHGIVGTIVKARDKLYHPECFMCSDCGLNLKQRGYFFLDERLYCESHAKARVKPPEGYDVVAVYPNAKVELV
- the PDLIM4 gene encoding PDZ and LIM domain protein 4 isoform X2 — encoded protein: MPHSVTLRGPSPWGFRLVGGRDFSAPLTISRVHAGSKAALAALCPGDLIQAINGESTELMTHLEAQNRIKGCHDHLTLSVSRPEGRSWPSTPEDKAQAQRIHIDPEAQDGSPATSRRPSATGIGLEDGRPGLGPPYGQPSHLPLHHNGSNSEATLMTQMSTLHVSPLHSTDPARGLPRSRDCGVDLGSEVYRMLREPAEPLTAEPKQSGSFRYLQGMLEAGEGGAPSSRLGTSFTTRSASCAATAA